One Hordeum vulgare subsp. vulgare chromosome 4H, MorexV3_pseudomolecules_assembly, whole genome shotgun sequence DNA window includes the following coding sequences:
- the LOC123448711 gene encoding serine/threonine-protein kinase AtPK2/AtPK19-like, with product MVSSEMPSVTTAHTQRPKLFTGMILLPKGPPDVVLPENVEFDFNDVFGATAVHTPTEVSILTPGSPAPLAESNEEVYNDPVVITKRSHSLVGPTSLVSQSLPLSKLTLHESESSLDLLECLSKEKKSEQGGLNDEELNNTTKENEAVGLDDFELLKLVGQGAFGKVYQVRRKCTSEIYAMKVMRKDKILEKNHAEYMKAERDILTKVDHPFVVQLRYSFQTKYRLYLVLDFVNGGHLFFQLYQQGLFREELARLYTAEIVSAVAHLHANGIMHRDLKPENILLDAHGHAMLTDFGLAKEFDENTRSNSMCGTVEYMAPEIVQGRGHDKAADWWSVGILLFEMLTGKPPFFGGNRDKIQQKIVKEKMKLPTYLSSEVHSLLKGLLHKEAGRRLGSGPGGSDEIKNHKWFKAVNWKKLEARQIQPSFCPNVAGQTCIANFDECWTSMPVLDSPVASPVAADSNFVGFSYVRPEPFLQRPSPLA from the exons ATGGTTTCCTCAGAGATGCCTTCTGTTACAACAGCCCACACACAACGCCCCAAGCTCTTTACAGGGATGATACTTCTGCCAAAAGGGCCTCCTGATGTTGTCCTTCCTGAAAATGTTGAGTTCGATTTTAACGATGTTTTTGGTGCTACGGCGGTCCATACCCCCACAGAAGTAAGCATCCTCACTCCAGGCAGCCCTGCACCTTTGGCCGAGTCGAATGAGGAGGTTTACAACGACCCTGTAGTCATTACCAAGCGATCTCATTCTCTTGTTGGCCCAACTTCACTTGTTAGCCAATCCTTGCCACTTAGTAAGCTTACTCTACATGAGTCAGAGAGCTCATTAGATCTGCTAGAGTGTCTTTCTAAAGAAAAGAAAAGTGAGCAGGGGGGTCTTAATGATGAAGAGCTCAATAATACAACAAAGGAGAATGAGGCTGTTGGACTCGACGACTTTGAACTCTTAAAGCTTGTTGGCCAAGGAGCATTTGGCAAAGTCTATCAGGTGAGAAGGAAATGTACTTCAGAAATATATGCAATGAAAGTCATGAGGAAAGACAAGATTTTGGAGAAGAACCATGCTGAGTACATGAAAGCAGAGAGAGATATACTGACAAAAGTTGATCATCCTTTTGTGGTGCAGCTGAGGTACTCCTTTCAG ACTAAGTACCGACTTTATCTAGTCTTGGACTTTGTAAATGGGGGGCACCTCTTCTTCCAGCTTTACCAACAAGGCTTGTTTAG GGAGGAGCTTGCACGCCTCTATACTGCTGAGATTGTATCTGCTGTAGCCCACCTTCATGCCAATGGGATTATGCATAGAGATCTGAAGCCTGAGAACATCTTATTGGATGCTCATGGCCAT GCCATGCTAACTGATTTTGGCCTGGCAAAGGAGTTTGATGAGAACACTAGATCAAATTCAATGTGCGGCACTGTGGAGTATATGGCCCCAGAAATTGTTCAGGGCAGAGGTCATGATAAGGCCGCAGACTGGTGGAGTGTGGGGATCCTTCTTTTTGAAATGCTTACAGGCAAG CCCCCATTTTTTGGTGGAAACAGGGACAAGATTCAGCAGAAGATAGTGAAGGAGAAGATGAAGCTTCCGACTTATTTGTCTAGTGAGGTTCACTCTTTGCTGAAAGGG CTACTGCACAAAGAAGCTGGCAGGCGACTGGGAAGTGGACCGGGCGGCAGTGACGAAATAAAAAACCACAAGTGGTTCAAGGCAGTGAACTGGAAGAAACTAGAGGCTCGGCAGATCCAGCCAAGCTTCTGCCCAAATGTTGCTGGCCAGACCTGCATTGCAAACTTTGACGAGTGCTGGACAAGTATGCCCGTGCTGGACTCTCCCGTGGCCAGCCCTGTCGCTGCAGATAGCAACTTCGTGGGGTTCAGTTACGTGCGGCCGGAGCCATTCCTTCAAAGGCCGAGTCCTCTAGCCTGA